ataaggatgcatataattataatttttataaggccgttttcttttattttttgggttgtCATTTGAGTTGTTAACCTTGTTCCCAATTTTTATGTCAAGATTAAACAATAAAGAAATGAATCTATTTTTGATGTATGAAATTCTTTCAAATTTATTCTCTCTAAAGAGACTACAATGTTTTGGAACCTAAATATTTGGTAACATCGTTGGTACGATAACAAACCCTTTTCCGTAGTAAAGGGAAAATTTATACATAAGCTCCTCAAAGATATATGCTTCTTGGCCATTAAACTTCAATGAAGGTTCTCAATgctgatattttttaaatgtttttctcCTATCGAACTTGAAGTTTAAATTCCTTTCCGTCACGTTAGTGATGAACTCCGCAACTCTCGTTGTAAGTTTATACCAGAACAATATCTCGACGCCAAAAAATGCAACATCCTCTCATAAATACAacatacttattttttattttttttttgtatgaaaaaattataacatttcattaattatAGTAGTTTGGATACATGTAGTAACTCcataaataattgaaaagtAGCTGAAGTTGTGACCATCTTAGAGAGTTGATGAGCAACTTCATTAACTTGTTTTTGAATAAACTCAACATGCGAATTTGCAATAGTGATCCTCTACGTTACATTTAGACTGATATGATAGCACCAAAGTCAAATCCACTTTTATACTGTTAAAAATATCCACTACCCTTTTGGAGTTTAATTCATAGTGACACATTATTTAAATGAAGCTCTTTGAATCATTTTGATGCGTAAAGAAAACATAACACTACAACCTCATCAACATTAAGGATTAGCGAGATCTGTTTTGTCTTTGCGAAAACAAACCAACCTTGATCTTCACAGGAATGAATCATCCGATTCTAAAATTGAATTACAAGGCTGTATTACACAATGGATTGACTACTTGACGATTAAACGAGCTGATATGTTAATATCAACAAGAATGAATTACAAGTATATGTATCAAGAAGATTTTAACAGCGATTATTAAGAAATAGGCATTTACGGGATAATCATTTactaaatgttttaaaaatttgtaaaaacaatttataatacCTTTAAAAGATACATTTAAATTATGCAAAATCTATCATATTACATATGTAGAAACCATTGGAATTGCAATTATTCCTTTCTAAAAATGCTggtttttggatttccaaaccgttatatttgaattttcaaattctattttgaaaaaaaatattcttgttGTTAGGTTGAGTCGACTAGGTCGCTCTCTATTATGACCATtaaaatatggtgttaccaccattctaacttgtaacattttcaaatgttaaTATGATATTTCAACCAGACAAATATTGGCGGTGGTGGATCGTATTGTCTCCGTCTTGGTTGCAGACTTGATGAGTTGCTAATCTTTTTCAAAGCTTGATGAATCAACCCGCATTTATGTTTAAGTGAAAGATAAACACCCTACTCATTCTCCTTGGTGATTTCGTATAGGAAAGGCTTGCAGCTCTTGAAGATAAACACGCTACTCTATCATATGAAAAATGCACATGAATGAATTTACTCACTCTAATTGGCTTGAAATAGGAAAAgactaataaatattttaacgtAAAGATACATTTATAGGATATATGTAATCAAGCTACAGGTGGAGTGTAGTCTCCTGTAGAGTCGTTAGAGATGGTAAATATTCCAACATAAATTTCCGTCCAATAATAGTATATATATGGTAACATTAGGGCTTGGGGAAAAAGCAACTAATTTGCTTGCTACTCAAGTAAAGTATGGAAAAGCCATTCACGCCCTCAAATGAACATACAACTCACTCTTATTTGCGGCAATCCCTATCTTCCCAATGGCTTCTAATCAAATCTCAATGGCTTCTGATCAACTCTTCCTCTCCTCCGATCTCCTTAACCCCGTCTCCTTTTCTCTCCTTTGCCCTATCGCCTTTTTCGCTTATGGCTCTTTGAAGTCCACGCTCCCTCTTCTTCGCTCGGTAGCCTCTTTCCCAAAGTCCATGCCCCCTCTCCGTCGCATGGTCACCTCTTCCCCCGAGCCCATGCCCCCTGATCTTCTTCGATCGGCCGACTCTTCCCCCAAGCCCCCTCTCATTCGCCTCGTCGCCCCTTCCCTCATAGGTTTATCCGCTTACCGCTCTTTCAACTCCATGCTAGCCTCTTCCGCTTACTACTGTTTCAACTCCATGCCCACGTTTTCCGCTCACAACTGTTTCAATTCCAGGCTTCCTCGGCTTCCTCCGGTCGTCTCTTCACCAAACTCTTCCCCCAAGTCTCCTCTCCTAGGTGTCGCCGCCTCTTCCCTCATAGCCTCTTACACTTACCGCACTTTCAACTCCATGCCAGACTTTTCCGCTTACAACGGTTTCAACTCCATGCCTCCACCTCTCACTCGCCCCCTCACTTACCGCATGCCTAACACTCCCAGTGGCCCCAAAAGTCTCAGTAATTGTTACTTCTAATTTATTAACACTTAATAATATCTTAAATTTCTGTTCATGTTGATTTGATTCTCTCATACTTAAACATTTTccttgctttattttttttaggtcgTAAAGTGAAAATGGATCGATTGAAGGAAAAGGTCAAAACAATGGATTATGAAGatatattttctatcatttttttgGGGTATATGGGCGTCATCTTTCATATCTGGTATATATCATGACTTCCTATTATGAAGGAAACTGATCTGATTCATGTTGAAGTTAAATAGAAGAGTAtggtcttttttttcttcattatttttctttattgagtCATGTTTCCTAGAACAACCACACTTGCAAGAGAGACGCCACACTCTTACTCAAATGcttaaggcaatgggtttatgAACACaccccctcaagtgtgagtccatctATTCATCATGCTCCCCCTTCAAGGGGAAGCTCTTACTTTGCCTGTATCACCGTTCAAGCGGAAGCTCTTACTTTGCATGTATCACCGTTCCTGCACAAGGAGCCACTTGCTGCTTGTAGCGCCGTTGCAGCTTTCTGCGCAACGACCGGCTGCCTCGGTCGTACCCTTTGTCGAACGGGGCTCTGATACCGCACTTGGGTCACGAGGGGAGCTAGGGGGACCGTCCACATTGAGGCTAGACCAGCACATAAacaagagagacaccacactcttacccaaaatcttaaggcaatgggtttatgggtcctcttacttataaggtgttcaacctttactattcTATCTGATGtgagacatataactcacatTTGCAAACCAACACATGgaagttagattttttttcccaataatgtcatgtttattttctttgctATTGAAAAGTGAAGATGTTGGTCATAATCAATTGATGTTTCATAAATTTTGATTCACATACTTGTTTTCTAGATGTTTCCTTTTGTTCCTTAGTTTCCTTTTTACTTTTAGCATTGCATGACTTGACAAGTTGAAATTATTATTGAgtttttgactaaaaaataggattttattgatttataacattaattagtGCAAATATATTGCTtctaatgaattaaatatattgCTTCTAGATCTGTTTTATTCTCATGTGCTATATTGTTTCAACACCATTTTTGGCTGGTTTAATTGGAGGACTAGCATTTTGTATTGGTTTTAGTGGCATACTGGATTGCTGCTAGCTTTTATGTTAtgacaaattctatggtacactcaacattttgagtgtaccggtataccaaacattaaattaataattaaattgattgttttttgaagaaaaaataattattttctatcattgacaattataataattaaatcttatttatcaaaagcTAGCTTTTATGttatggcaaattctatggtacactcgacattttgagtgtaccggtataccaaacattaaattaataattaaattgattgttttttgaagaaaaaataattattttctatcattgacaattataataattaaatcttatttatcaaaagcgtcgatgaaataaaatttactttttttgaatttttattgctcataatgaagaatattaattattttttacgagaaaatataaaaatttaatataattcatataaacgatgaaatgatgttttttttttttttatttttttttttataagatggtgttttctaaaatataattaatgacaaataacaacttatttcataaaatgatccttaatttataaatttatgaagcagagtatcggtacacctcaatttatgaggtgtaccgtagaagctcccttaTGTTATGCATTGTTCGTACGCGTATTAAACAGATGAtcatacatataaaataaagaattgCGACATGTTGATTTATTATGAATTGTGAATTACTAAAGATACTGGTGAAAATgcaccatttcatttcatatattgtACTATAGTagaaaacaagaataaaaaggAGAAAGCCAAAAAGTAAAGAAACCAAGGACAATTATTGTCTTGCCTCGGAAAATGACGAGAAAGTCAAAAGCATAAGAAACAAaagcgaaataaaaaaaaagcaggAAACTAATCAAAGAATCTTGACTCCTTCTTTATTCAGTTCCTCCTCTCCCTTCATAATCATGCGTTTGTTGAAAATATGGTTCTTGCGAAGAAACCAAAGTGGAATTTACATCCCTCAGAAGAACATGACACCGTTAGTGTTATGACCACGGCTATAACAACAAAAGTCAGAATGGAGAGAATCGCTATAACGATCGACTTAATATTGCTTGTTAGCCATGCCCACTTTTCCATAGAACTACTGCACTCAAAgcacattttatattttagataatATATAAACTGTTCCCCAAATTAATACAgtaatttattagaaaaatgaaggaaaaataaaattaatcttaTTCAAAAGATATCTATTTCATGCAAAACATCTTATTGTTTGTCATAACACACACTTAGACTAACCTCTTGGAAGTTGTTTTAGGGCAGAATGTGATGAGGTAATTTGTTGAGTCACATATACCCTGGAACATTTTTGAGGCATCGACGTTGGCAAGAGGGCAAGCACCACTAAAGAATTTGCAAAATTTATGATCGTCAGACTACGAACACGCATTTTTACATGCTACACAGTCACTCCCTCTCATCAATTTTGCTTCGCTTGGACATAGTGAGTTCAAGTCCACGTCGCAGCCAACCATCGTGCATTCTCCGATACCATTTCCAGATTTAGGCTCAATCATTATTGGAATGTTGTAACCTTCCAAGAAACTGACTTTGAAGAAATCTTGTCCGCTTGACGCATTTAAGGTGAATTCTGCTAGTGTAGCAGGTGGTGTGGCGCTTCCATCATCACATTCCACGGTGGAGGAAGAGCAGTCACCCGTGACACATGCAAAC
Above is a genomic segment from Medicago truncatula cultivar Jemalong A17 chromosome 5, MtrunA17r5.0-ANR, whole genome shotgun sequence containing:
- the LOC11408562 gene encoding PR5-like receptor kinase, with product MLATTQFATNFVILYLFLGIAGAYPTTFTVVNKCNHTVWPAISPRPITPMLSTTGFALAPGELSTIIIAIPPSWSGHLWARTLCANDINGKFACVTGDCSSSTVECDDGSATPPATLAEFTLNASSGQDFFKVSFLEGYNIPIMIEPKSGNGIGECTMVGCDVDLNSLCPSEAKLMRGSDCVACKNACS